From Melitaea cinxia chromosome 3, ilMelCinx1.1, whole genome shotgun sequence, one genomic window encodes:
- the LOC123668123 gene encoding chymotrypsin-like translates to MLKQLVTIVLVFKLSLETKTQMESRVNNGERVPITSSPHSVFLTINSNLGTFVCGSSVINQKILLTAAHCIEYCVDNCVDSSAYAGSAKKKKGVKVNFLRTIIHEKYSRKKIKNDIGLVLLESPLLLGKSIKRVALLRKPPASRFATIAGWGLINERLYIYTDYLHSVKQNVWKFDECKEKIPSIPNGTICAGDIYGQKYASEGDSGSALVVDKYIQIGIVSYKRPDISQAIVVYTDVSYFYYWIKKNSKNLFCNYV, encoded by the exons ATGCTGAAACAATTGGTTAcaattgttttagtttttaaactaTCACTTGAGACTAAAACTCAAATGGAGTCTAGGGTGAATAACGGTGAACGCGTACCAATAACGAGCTCCCCACATTCAGTATTCTTAACGATAAACTCTAATTTGGGCACCTTTGTATGTGGATCATCagtaattaatcaaaaaattctCTTGACTGCTGCTCATTGTATTGAATATTGTGTCGACAACTGCGTAGATTCGAGTGCATACGCAGGAAgtgctaaaaagaaaaaaggtgTGAAAGTGAACTTTTTGAGAACTATAATACATGAGAAATACAGTCGTAAGaagataaaaaatgatataGGCTTGGTACTACTCGAGAGTCCTCTTCTACTGGGAAAATCGATCAAGAGAGTCGCCTTGTTGAGAAAACCTCCAGCTAGTAGATTTGCGACTATCGCGGGATGGGGTCTGAttaat GAAAGGCTATATATTTACACTGATTATCTACACTCGGTGAAACAGAATGTTTGGAAATTCGATGAATGTAAAGAGAAGATACCAAGCATACCCAATGGTACCATTTGCGCTGGAGATATTTACGGGCAAAAATACGCATCGga AGGTGACTCCGGCAGCGCCCTAGTAGTCgacaaatatatacaaatcgGAATAGTTTCTTACAAACGACCGGATATATCTCAAGCCATAGTAGTTTACACAgacgtttcttatttttattattggataaaaaaaaattcaaagaatttattttgtaattatgtataa